In Citrus sinensis cultivar Valencia sweet orange chromosome 4, DVS_A1.0, whole genome shotgun sequence, one DNA window encodes the following:
- the LOC102630866 gene encoding uncharacterized protein LOC102630866 yields MALRLAMLKSAGGTAGWTWPFRRWAHATALPLPLDTAISSQIPPPPLVLPEFDRNGDTTNYNNNSEFGFPSYSFAGSMELMAVPKKKVSRHKRGIRNGPKALKPVPVIVRCKSCGRVKLPHFFCCSGERKNHE; encoded by the exons ATGGCGTTGAGACTGGCGATGTTAAAGAGTGCCGGTGGTACCGCGGGATGGACGTGGCCGTTCAGGAGGTGGGCCCACGCCACCGCTCTTCCTCTGCCGTTGGATACGGCTATCAGCTCTCAGATTCCACCTCCACCTTTGGTTTTGCCCGAGTTTGATCGAAACGGAGACACAACAAACTACAATAATAACAGTGAATTCGGATTCCCCAGTTACTCGTTTGCTGGGTCCATGGAGCTCATGGCCGTTcccaaaaaaaag GTTTCTCGCCACAAGCGAGGCATAAGAAATGGACCAAAGGCTTTGAAACCTGTTCCAGTCATTGTTCGCTGCAA GAGCTGCGGTCGTGTTAAGCTACCACACTTCTTCTGTTGTAGTGGAGAGAGGAAAAATCACGAGTAA